Genomic DNA from uncultured Methanospirillum sp.:
AAGTATGGAATTGAAGAAATCACAGATAAAAAAATTATTAAATAGGATATTGTATTTAGTTCATAATTTCATCTCATAATTAGGAGGTAGAAATCAGGTAAGGATATTCATATTATACTTTGATGAAAGAATTGGGTTATTCTTATCAAAGAAGTTTATCTTATAGGTAACTACCTTCCCTAATACTGATAAGGAACAGTAAAGAAACCCTAAATGATATGTGGGCTGAAGATTAAAGGAATTGAAAAGAATAGAATTTGGTACTAGAAAACAGAATAATTGCATTCACATGTTAGGAATGACAGTTTGAAATGTGTTCAAATCAAAAAAAGTGATTAAACAATCACTCCACCAGCATATCCGCTGCCAAGTGCCTTGGAAACGAGTGATGATGCTCCAACCTTTGGTTTGATTTCAAGAGTAAAACTATCTCCAGGTCCTGGCCGGTTTGCTGCAGCGAGTGCGATTGTAATCTTTGCTCTGTCTCCTGGCTGAAGGAGTGATACGCTGTCTGCATCGGTACCGGTTACGATTGTAACTGCTCCGCCATTCAGAGTCCAGAGATAATCCACATCACTTAATTTCTGTGGTTGTCCACCTTCAGGGATTGATAGGTATAAGGTGAGTGTAGCGATCTGACTTGCACTACCATATAACTGCCCATCAAGGACAATGTTAGATGTTGACTGTTTGATTCCTGAGTATGTAACTTCCTGTGACTTCTGGGTTGCAAAGAACCCTGCTCCCAGCATAACATAGGAGAAAACTGCGGCCACGACAACAAATGCAATCAGAACGATTGCTGCTTCAAGGCCTGAAAATGCTGACTCATTCTTCATATCTATACTTCCTGCCCGGTTCACCCGGACAATTTAGTATTGCTCTCTACGTGAATAAATATTTCTACTTAATTCATCGGGTAATTTTTTATTAAAAAGAGGGGGGTCTAATAATCCCTTCTTCAGCGTATCCGCTGCCAAGCGATTTAGAAATGAGTGATGATACCAATGCTTTTGGTTTATCTTCTAAGGTAAAACTGTCATCTGGTCCTAGCTGGTTTCCTGCTGTTAATGTAACAGTAATATTAACTCTGTCACCTGCCTGAAGGAATGATGCACTGTCTGCATCGGTAACTGGCCCCTCCATTTACGTCCAAAGATATGGCACATTATATTAGGGATCGTAAAGTTATAACTCGATCGTTATTTATCCTCATAATCCAAATACTTTTATGGATTCTGATATCGCATTACACAAAATCTATGACAAATTGGCCCCTCATTTGAATGAAAGACAAAAACGTCTATTAGCAGCAATTGAAGCTGAATCATATGGTAGGGGAGGGGTCACATTGGTCTCTCAATTAACAGGTGTTTCTCGTTCCACAATCAATATTGGAAGAGAGGAACTAAAAGAGGGAATAATTTTTGAAACAGATCGAGTTAGACATTCAGGTGGAGGAAGAAAAAAAATTCAGGAATATGACCCCCAATTAGAGTCCGACTTAGATGCCCTTGTTGAACCCACATCACGAGGAGATCCTGAGTCCCCTTTACGATGGACATGCTTAAGTACGCGTAACTTGGCCAAATTATTACGTGAAAAGGGTCATCAAGTAAGTCATACCACTGTGGCAAAAATACTTGATAAATTAAACTATAGTGTTCAAGGAGCCAAAAAGACAATCGAAGGACAATCTCATGAAGATCGCAATGCTCAATTTGAATTTATTAATGAATCTGTGAAACTGTTCCAAGAGTTTGAACAACCAATTATTTCTGTAGATTGTAAAAAGAAAGAAAATATTGGCAATTTTAAAAATAACGGATGTGAATGGCAACCAAAAGGATCACCTTTAGAAGTAAATAGTCACGATTTCATGGATCTAGACCTGGGCAAAGCTATTCCATATGGAGTTTATGATATCAACAATAACTCTGGTTGGGTGAATGTAGGAGTTGATCATGAAACTTCTGAATTTGCCGTCGAGAGTATTCGAAGATGGTGGAAAACAATGGGCCAAGAGGCTTATCCAAATGCTAAATTTCTCTTAATAACTGCAGATTCAGGAGGAAGTAATGGATATAGAAGAAAAGCATGGAAAGCTGATTTACAAAATTTTTCAGATGAAACTGGATTGATTATATCCACATGTCATTTTCCTCCAGGGACTAGCAAATGGAATAAAATTGAGCATAGGTTATTCTCTGCGATTACACAAAATTGGAGAGGAAGACCACTTATCAGTTTAGAGACCATAGTGAATCTTATCGGAAATACTAAAACAGAAACGGGTTTGAAAGTTGAATGTGATATTGACACTTCACTATATCCAACTGGATTGAAAATTTCAGATGAAACTATGGAGCAACTACGTATCCATCCCAATAACTTCCACGGAGAGTGGAATTATACCATCACCCCAAGAAGACGATCGAATAATTAATTTACAGGTCCTTACTTCCTGTGACTTCTGGGTTGCAAAGAACCCTGACCCTAACATAATATATGACAATACAGCAGTTACCACAACAAACGTAATCAGACCGATTGTTGCTTCAAAGCCAAAAAATGCTGGTTCACTCATTATGTCAATACATCCTATCCGTCCCCTCGGACAGGGCTGTATTGTTTTACTATAATTGTTGTTGTTGGAGCGTATGCTTATAAATTTCCAAAAATGGGAGAGATTAAATAATTACTCCACCAGCATATCCACTTCCAAGTGTCTTAGAAATGAGTGATGATGCCCCTACCTTTGGTTTAATTTCAAGAGTAAAACTGTCACCAGGTCCTGGCTTGTTCGCTGCTGCTAGTGTAATAGTAATCTTTGCTCTGTCTCCTGCCTGGAGGAGTGATACAGAATCTGCATCGGTCCCGGTTACGATTGTAACTGCTCCGCCATTCAGAGTCCAGAGATAATCCACATCACTTAATTTCTGTGGTTGCCCACCTTCTGGAATTGCAAGGTAAAGTGTGAGTGTTCCGATATCACTCGTATCCCCATACAACTGTCCATCAAGAACAATGTTCGATGTTGATTGTTTGATTCCCGAGTATGTGACTTCCTGTGACTTCTGGGTTGCAAAGAATCCTGCTCCTAGCATGACGTAGGAGAAGACAGCAGCCACAACGACGAATGCAATCAGAACGATTGCTGCCTCAAGGCCAGAAAATGCAGAATTTGTTCTCATTTTATTACTTCTATCCGGTTGACTCGGACAAAAAAAGGTACTCTTTATAAGAATTTAATATTTTGGTTTAACATCATGTTAATACTGATCCACCTTGAAACGAATCTGGAAGATGATATGTCACAAATGTTGCCGCTCCACTTTTAGGTTTCACTTCAATAGTAAACCATCCACCTGGTATTGGTCCATTTACTTGAGCTAACCGGAATGTCCGTTTATCTCCTGGAAGCATGACTGGGTCCCCGTCTACTCCAAATGTCGTGGCAGTTTCTCCTCCAGGTCCTCCATAGGTATATTCTCTTACAATAGAAGAGTCAACTGAATGTGTGTACACAATGATCATCTCACGAAGATCCTGTGCCTGACCGGTCTCTGGAATCCCTCCTGCAAACCAGACTTTATCAAGGCTTGTTCCCGCTCCTCCTAACAAGGAAGCATAGACCCCTCCTTCAATGTATACTGTTGATGATGCCAGTTTGTATCCTGAAGTTGTTGTAGTCTTTGCCTGATCTGAAGCGTAAAAACCGGAACTCATTACGCTCATCCCAAACACTGCAGCTACTACAACCAATGCTATAACTATTATGGCAGCTTCTAAACCGCTAAACGCATCTTCATTTGACCTCATAACTAACCCCATTCTTCTATTGAGTGAACTAGTATATTAGAATTTTGTTATTATTTCTAGGGGGAATTTTCTTTTGTTTATTGCTTTTTGGTGATTTTTCAGTAGTGGCCTACTTAATAACTGAAGATAACCACTCATCTATTGAAGGGATTTCCTTTGATAATTTGGATCAGAATATTTCGAATGAACGAAAAAATGAAGGATTTGCATCTTCTATTATATTCTAGGTCACTACCAGTTATTCAAAGTATTAGATTTAGTATTAAAAAAAGAGCAAAATCATCTTATCCTCAACTTTTCGAACTCTTCATTTGCTAAGAGACGAACATATCCGTCAGGATCTGACATTTTACGTTTTAATATACATTCAATATCATCTGTTGATCCTATTCTTGATATTGCCCTCACAGCTCGTAGTCTTACACCTGGATCTGAATCATTTATTGATTCGATAATATATGGGAGAATTCTTTGATCTCCAATTCTACCGAGCGTTTTGACTGCTTCTCTCCTGACGTAAACTGAAGGATCAGAAAGAGTTTTTAAAATAGGATCTGGATCAGGACACTCTGAAGTAACTCTTAAAGCTATTACACTTCCCATTCGGATTCTCCAATCAGGATCATCCAAATGGTTCATAAGCTCAACAATTGATACTTTTCCTAGATGTCCAAGTTCTTCTGCTGCTGTCTCACGAACGTATCTGTCTTCATCAGTCAATGCTTTAATGAGTGGCTTTACAACCTTTGGAGAGTCAGTATGTCCTAAAGCCTCACATGTTATTCTTCGAATATGGGGATTTTCATCTTTAAGGGCATTGATCAATGGAAAAATAATTCTGTCGTCTGATAAACTTGCCAATGCCAGAACCGCTTCTTCACGAGCGCTTTCATCTTTTGATCCAAGAGCCGTGATTATTACATCAAAATCTCCTTCAAATTTATTGATCAATTCTTGCGTTTCCTCTTTTTTCTCTGTCTTTCGTTCAATTATATCTAATATTACCGCCTCTACGAGCCTCCTATCTTTGACGTACAGCAAAAGTACCATAATTACCGCAAGATCTATTCCTGTATAGAGAATTACAAACAAAGGTGTATAGGTATAATATCCCAAAACGTTTGTAAAAATCCAGAATAAAAATAATAAAATCAGAATTGTGAATACTAGTTTTACCCCTGATTTAGGGTACCACATAGAAAGAAGAATTATTGGAATCAGATATAAATGTGGAATGAAGACATATACAAATCTAAATCCTATATATGGACTAAAAAATAAAAAATATATTGATATTGCAAGTGAAATCAATGCCAAAAGTCCAATTGTAAGAAGTTTACCCGCTTCTATTACATTTTTATTTCCATACATGTATTGGTCAAACATTTCAGTGAGTAATTTCATTAGATTTTTCTCACATAATCTGTGTTTACCATCCTATGAAATCTCTCTGATATCTCTCTCAAATCTATTAGTGGTTGTCCAGTTACATGATTCAAACTGGACAAAAGGTTTCCTAATTACCCAACAATACCGAAATTTTACAAGAATAGGACTTACGCAAAATGATTTATCAACTGAAAGATCAAAAATTATGAGGGCAGTAAATATATTTCGTGCTTCCTTTGTAGAAATGTGGTCATAAAGACCACATTCACTTTTTGATGGCAACTCAATGTGATGCCTCTTGTGTAAAAGTTGCTGATTGTTATTCCGAGATTGGTATCAGCATTGTACATGATTCCTTCAACCGATTTCTGACGAGACAGTCTCTTACTAACGAGACGTTGTGGATAGAGGTTGAATCATATGTCGAGAAAACAAGTGGGTAATTAGTTCTAGATGACACTGTGATCGATAAAATTCACTCAAAATTTATCGAAATGAAATAGTACCAATAGAGCGGGAAGCATCATAATGTCGTAAAAGACATTGGCCTTATTAGTCTGGTTTGGACTGATGGTTCATTTACATATCCCCTTGATTATCGCCTTTACGATCCTTATGAAGATGAAATGACGAAAAACGATCATTTCCAGGAAATGATTCAAACTGCGATTTTTCGGGGTTTTACTCCCAATGTTGTTCTTTTTGACAGTTGGTATTCTGGCATTGAAAACTTAAAATTTCTCCGCAATAAAGGATTAAACTGGTCTAATCGGCTCAAGAAAAATCGTCAGGTGAACCCTGATCGTTTAGGTATTGTTGGAGTGGGTACACCTACACTTCCAACTGATGGGATGGAAGTACATATAATGAGATATGGGTTTATTCAGGTATTTCATTCAGTAAATCCCAGAGGAAAGGATCGATACTGGGCAACAAATATTCTTCAGATGGATTATGTGGATCCTTGATTCCCGGGAACACATAACGATGGAAAAAGGTCCGAGAGGTATACGAAGAAATTTATCTAAATGAAGATAATATTATAGAGATTAGAAAATTGCACCTAATCGTTATGTGTGCTAAAAATACATAACGAGGATAAAAATTTTAATCCCCTATAATCAATCATTTTTTAATTTTGCAATCAATTTTAAGATTTTACTTCCTCACTCGTTACAGATTTCCGGGAATCTAGGGTGGATCGAAAAAACCTGCAGTCAATATTGAACCGTTTTACTATCGTGCGATTAAGAAATCTGTTGTATCGAAAAATGATTTAGAAACATTACCGCTCAATACAGGGAGAGATGATTCTGTCAAAGGATATCTATTCATGGTACTCATTGCTCTTTTCATTCGCATGAGGTTTCAGATGATTCTGAAAGAGACAGGACTTGCCAAACATTATTCGGTCGAAAAATTACTGCTTGAACTCGAAAAGATCAAATTATTCAAACTATCTCAAAGAGAAATCATGCAATCTGAAGTCAGTAAGAAAAACAGGGAGATTTTAGAGGCACTTAATTTATGCGCCTAATGATCTGGGAATCGAGGTTAATAAATATTGAAGACTTTGGTTTCTCTTTGCGATGTGGCTACACTTCCCCAAATATTGTCATTCTAGCTTCTTTCTCGTACTCTTCCTGCATCTTCATTGCATTCTGTTGATGTTCCGGTGTATCCCAGAAGTAGTATTTCTCGATCTGCATCAGTTTGATCCACCGGTTTGTAATCTCCTCGACAAAATTATATATCGTCGGGTATGTCTCTGCTCTTGGATTCTCACAGGTCTGGGCAACCTTCATCTCTTTAGTAATATTCACCATTGCATCCCCGACAAGTTTGGTCTGATACCAGGGATTCTTCTGCCACCGGTGAGTGAGCATCTCCATAAGATTGAGATTCTTGAACTTCTTCATCTCCGGGATATTGATCATCGGGTTGAGTTTCATCTCGCTCATGACCTCACCCAGGATTAAATCCCTTCCATAGAACATCCCGTTGTGCATGACAAAGTATCGCCGGGGGATGAAGTCCTTGAAAGAAACAAGATCATGCATATCACGCATACTTTCCTTCATCAGGAAGTAGACCTGAGCATTGCGCATCACCGGACAGAGTTTTGAGACAACAATGTTCGCCATCAGTGTCCACGGGAGTTCAGTCAGGGTCTCGTGAAACAACATATATAGATAGAACATCAGTTTCTTTTTGATCCAGAAATCAAGGTGCCTGGTCTTCTCATCTTTCAGGACATCAAGATAGATCTGCTCCATTCCAATCGTTGCTGATTTACTGTCAAATGAAAGGACACGGTATCCTGCGTTCTTTGCAGCAATACCTTTGAGAAGGAGTTTTATTGCATTCTGGGCAATAACGAAATCCTTCAGCATTCCAATCTGTTGATTTGAAAAGACAATGACATTGCGCCCGGATTGGTACGAATACTGATCAAGTAAAAGGCCCTTCTTTGGAGCATCCTGTTTCCGCTGAAGGTGTATCCGTGTATCCAACTGCTCCTCTACATGATCGAGGAGAGACTGAAGAGAAGAGGATATCTCGTATTTATTCTCCATGAGCTTAAATTGATCTTGATGATACTATTATATATGGGTATCATTTTGCAGTATTCGAAAAATTCTCTTTATGACCGTGCGGAGTTCATAATTCCCGCCTGAATCAAGGCTGATCTGATCTCTCTGAGCTCCTCTTTTACCTCAGCAATCTCTGATGTAAGGGTTTTATCAAGATCATGACGTATCCCTTTCACTTCATCAAGAGTCTCTTTCCCTAAATCTATTGCAGTATCCTGCTTCTTCTCCATTCTGCAAAGAACTGCTATTGCTGAATCAAACCGTTCTGCCAGTTCCTCATCGGGAGTTCCCCTGACGATCTCAAAATATTTATATTCGCCAGTATGGGGCAATTCAGAAATTTCTAAAGTTTCAACAAAAACAGGGTATTCCTGAATTCTGATATCATTTTTGAACCGTTCGAGATCTTCCGGTATCCCTTCTGCAATAATCAGGACATCATATTCCTTAAGGTTCAGGATGCAACCGGTAATGTGGTTGCGACGGGCAATCCCCTGAATGAGATGGTGATACCCTACCCTTTGAACAGTGCCACAAACGAGAATATTCCATCGTTTAGGCTGTTGGGTATTCATATATGATGCTAGGATACCTGAAGTTAAATTACTTCTATCAAATCTCAATTCAGGCATTATATTCTGCTTTTTATCGGATATTTCTTATGGGGGATACAATCCAATCCTGTCATCATTAATAAAGTTAGCAGTTCAACAAAGTATTCAGGAGTTGAAGATGATGAATCCCCTGCCCGAAACCTTCCCTCCATTGCAGGAGAAGATAATAATGGATATTCGTTCATCATTATCCGATTGGGACTTCATCTGTACTGGTTATCTCT
This window encodes:
- a CDS encoding HEAT repeat domain-containing protein yields the protein MKLLTEMFDQYMYGNKNVIEAGKLLTIGLLALISLAISIYFLFFSPYIGFRFVYVFIPHLYLIPIILLSMWYPKSGVKLVFTILILLFLFWIFTNVLGYYTYTPLFVILYTGIDLAVIMVLLLYVKDRRLVEAVILDIIERKTEKKEETQELINKFEGDFDVIITALGSKDESAREEAVLALASLSDDRIIFPLINALKDENPHIRRITCEALGHTDSPKVVKPLIKALTDEDRYVRETAAEELGHLGKVSIVELMNHLDDPDWRIRMGSVIALRVTSECPDPDPILKTLSDPSVYVRREAVKTLGRIGDQRILPYIIESINDSDPGVRLRAVRAISRIGSTDDIECILKRKMSDPDGYVRLLANEEFEKLRIR
- a CDS encoding flagellin; translated protein: MRTNSAFSGLEAAIVLIAFVVVAAVFSYVMLGAGFFATQKSQEVTYSGIKQSTSNIVLDGQLYGDTSDIGTLTLYLAIPEGGQPQKLSDVDYLWTLNGGAVTIVTGTDADSVSLLQAGDRAKITITLAAANKPGPGDSFTLEIKPKVGASSLISKTLGSGYAGGVII
- a CDS encoding acylphosphatase; amino-acid sequence: MNTQQPKRWNILVCGTVQRVGYHHLIQGIARRNHITGCILNLKEYDVLIIAEGIPEDLERFKNDIRIQEYPVFVETLEISELPHTGEYKYFEIVRGTPDEELAERFDSAIAVLCRMEKKQDTAIDLGKETLDEVKGIRHDLDKTLTSEIAEVKEELREIRSALIQAGIMNSARS
- a CDS encoding archaellin/type IV pilin N-terminal domain-containing protein gives rise to the protein MRSNEDAFSGLEAAIIVIALVVVAAVFGMSVMSSGFYASDQAKTTTTSGYKLASSTVYIEGGVYASLLGGAGTSLDKVWFAGGIPETGQAQDLREMIIVYTHSVDSSIVREYTYGGPGGETATTFGVDGDPVMLPGDKRTFRLAQVNGPIPGGWFTIEVKPKSGAATFVTYHLPDSFQGGSVLT
- a CDS encoding flagellin, with protein sequence MKNESAFSGLEAAIVLIAFVVVAAVFSYVMLGAGFFATQKSQEVTYSGIKQSTSNIVLDGQLYGSASQIATLTLYLSIPEGGQPQKLSDVDYLWTLNGGAVTIVTGTDADSVSLLQPGDRAKITIALAAANRPGPGDSFTLEIKPKVGASSLVSKALGSGYAGGVIV
- a CDS encoding ISAzo13 family transposase, with translation MDSDIALHKIYDKLAPHLNERQKRLLAAIEAESYGRGGVTLVSQLTGVSRSTINIGREELKEGIIFETDRVRHSGGGRKKIQEYDPQLESDLDALVEPTSRGDPESPLRWTCLSTRNLAKLLREKGHQVSHTTVAKILDKLNYSVQGAKKTIEGQSHEDRNAQFEFINESVKLFQEFEQPIISVDCKKKENIGNFKNNGCEWQPKGSPLEVNSHDFMDLDLGKAIPYGVYDINNNSGWVNVGVDHETSEFAVESIRRWWKTMGQEAYPNAKFLLITADSGGSNGYRRKAWKADLQNFSDETGLIISTCHFPPGTSKWNKIEHRLFSAITQNWRGRPLISLETIVNLIGNTKTETGLKVECDIDTSLYPTGLKISDETMEQLRIHPNNFHGEWNYTITPRRRSNN
- a CDS encoding transposase, whose amino-acid sequence is MTKNDHFQEMIQTAIFRGFTPNVVLFDSWYSGIENLKFLRNKGLNWSNRLKKNRQVNPDRLGIVGVGTPTLPTDGMEVHIMRYGFIQVFHSVNPRGKDRYWATNILQMDYVDP